In the Equus quagga isolate Etosha38 chromosome 6, UCLA_HA_Equagga_1.0, whole genome shotgun sequence genome, CCTCCCGCGGGCCCCAGTTGGCCCCTGTAGAGGCCAAGGAGAGAAAACAGCCCAGAATCACTAGCCATCCCTCCATCAGCCTGTGGCCTATTTCCTGCTTCTCTGAGCTGTGGATCCTGTTCTTCCCAAGGGATTTTGTCCCCAGCTCAGTTTCCCTCCGCACTACCCCTGCCATCAACCTGGAGACCCCAGGTGGCACCTTACTGATGAGCTGCCCAATTGGAGCACCTCTTAGGACTCCCAAACTTGTGATGCCACCTTACTGAGTCACTCCTTCAGCACTCCAGGTCACCGTGCTTAGTCCACGTGATCATTCCACCCTGGAAACAGCAGGCTGGATCAGGATGGGACACCCCAAAGCTCCAGGGACCACAACACTCAGAGAGCTATTGACCGTAGAATCTCCACACATGTGGAGATGCTTAGAGAAAAGGCAATACGCAGAAGGTGGGAGGAAGCAAATCCCCCAACTAGTCACAAAGAGAATCAGAAGTCAGGCAGTTGCTGGTAGCAAGACCCAAGGCACTACCACAGCCTCTACGGGTGTTAGATGCTCCAGGAGCCTCTGCATTTGAGAGGCCTGGCTGGGCAGTTGCTGAGACGGTTTCCTCTCTCCTAATATCCCCTGAATCTCCATCACCTTCTCTTTCTCAAGATCTTCCATATCACTCTGGGCAACCTACCTTGGAAGGCAAAGGATGCAGTGTTCAAAGATTTGACCACAGCCTGCTGGTCCTGTGGTCCCTTCATCCCTGCTCTAAGTCCCATTGACGCCTCCAGTCCCTCAACTCCATCCCTCCCAACATCTCGACCCTTCCTGCCCGGACTCAGCCAGACATTACTTCAACACTCTCAAACTGCTGGGCCAACCCTGCCACAATGTGAGGTGAGCCCAGAATTCCTGAAGACTGGACACCCAGGCTACTGGACACATTGGAGAAGACCTCAAAATCCAGTGGGAGCCCCAACTGACTCAGCTTTCCATTGAGTCTACCACTGCCCACAGTCCTGCTCTggcccctgcagccccctggCTACCACTGCAATCTTCACCTCTCTCCTCATGCCCCGGACCTGCCCATGGTGAACCTGAGAGTCTAAGGCCAAGGTGAAGCAGAAAAGGAGCAGAAAGGTGTAAAAAGGCAAGGGTGAGACCCGGAGGGGAGATGTGGAATTGAGATTTTTTAAGATAGGAAAAAGCTGCTTGTAAGCTGAGTCATTAATAATGATGGCAATTAACATTTATACAGCACTATATGCGCAGGTGGTATCTAAGAGTCATATGTGAATATTTCTACATTTactcctcataacaaccctatgaggtaagtactatatCCTGTTTTACGGGAACACTACGGCACAGAGGAGTAACTTgctagtaagtagcagaaccaggattcaaatccaggcagtctggtgCCTGAGaccatgatcttaaccactacactataaAATATGctgcagatggagaaaaatgTCTGACCTGGCAGAGTCCGTAAACCAGCCCAAAGCAGGTGGCAGACAGCCACCCAGGGGTCTTGATACAGTCAGGTTACTGCCTGAGGCTTCTTACCATCTCTTGATCCTCCCAGCAGCAGCCTAAGCTGCACCCTTCCTGTCTCCAGCCTGTGAGCTCCTGGGAGCAAGGGCAAGGACTCCCACTCTCTTAATCCCACCTTCGCAAAGCAGGCCGAGCAGAGGCTCATCAGACAAATGGTCAGAACCTTTATTTCATAACCCACTCCCTGGACCTCTGTCAGAAGGCAGATCAGAGGCACCGTAGGTAGAAGGCAGAATGAGCCCTTCTTAAGCAATCCAGACCCGCCAGAGACCCCACACCTGTCACTCTTCATAGCAGTCTCTTTCCACACgccagagggaaggggaaagaggacaGAGAGGCCCATTTCTGTGCATTCAAGTCTTGATGGAGATGACGAGCAGTTACAGAGGCTTCTGAGAGAAGGCACAGCCATCCCAGACCTTCAGGCCTGGAGAAGAGCTTGTTCAGCAGGTCCTCAGGAGCGGGTATCTCGAGGCTTTCTTCGGGGTCGGGGGTCACAGGTGGAGCTAGGTGTGGAGCCCAGGCCAGGGGGTGCCCCGGGGGGCTGGTAGCCACACTCATTGGGGTCCAGGGGGTCCCTGCTGAGCAGTACCCACACCGCAGGCACATGACGGCGCACCGTGAGAGGATCTAGACCTGTGTCGGGTGAGGTTGGCACCCAGCTGTCCTCAGTCTGCAGGAAGCGTAGCTTGGTAAGCTGGTGCAGGCCTGGTACCCGCCGCTTGACAATCTCAGCACAGCTGACAGCCTTCCCGGCAGCCCGGCCAGAACCTGAGAACACCACATGCCGGGCGCTGCCGCCCTCCAACCGACCCAGTGCCAGCCCCAGCAAGTTTCGGATTTTGCTGCCATCTCGGACCCGCATCTCCAGGGTATCAGGAGGTAGCTGGGGCATCGGGGAAGGTGCCGGGAGTTCCACAGAGCCAGCTTTCCGGTAGTGCTCCATCCTGCTTACGGCCGGGGGAAGGTCCTCTCGATGCCCGCTGCGGGGAAGCGTGAGGTGAACGCTAGGCAGTGTGCCCCCGGCCATCCCTCCACCCCGGCTCTCCAGGACCCCGCCCTGCGCCTCCTCATCTCAGGTTTCCCAGGAACGGGACCATAGGCCCTCACCCCCAACCTCCCGGGACAGGGGCCATGCCTGCTTCACCCTGGGAACGGGCTGTACCCCATACATCCCTAGTCCTCCGGACAGGGCCCAAACCGTCCCCCCACCCTGGAGTTCCTGAGACACAACCAAATTCCCCAAACACTGGGCCCTCGGGACAGGCCAAGCCCGCTCACCCCAACCTCCCTAAGACTGGGACCGACCTTCCCTTATCTTCGGCTCCTTGGGACAGGGCCCGGGCCCGACCCCAGACTCCCTGAGAACAGGACTGAGCGCTCCTCACCCGGGTCCCCCAAGGACAGAGATAGGGCCCCTCACTTCGTGCCCCCGGAGGACTGAGCCAAGCCCCTGAGCCCCACGCGCCCGAGACGGCCAAGAGCCCTCCACCAAATGCTCCTCCAACACAGAACCGGCCCCTCCCCCGACTCGGGATCACAGGACCCGGAGATTCCCAGGTCGATCCCCCCAACCCAGGTCACTCGGAAGCACGGGGGTGGACGCTCGCTCGACGCGGGGGCGGCTTGGGCTACTCCCGGTGTCGGACCCACCGCCACCGGCCGCCCGCAGCAGCAGGGAGCCGGCCCCGCCTCTGCGCCCCCTGCCCCCGGCGCCCCTACCCCCGGCTCCGGCTCTCACCGCGCGGCCCCGCACGCCTTGAGCTCGGCCTGGAGGCAAGATGGCGCGCGGGCCGGGAGCGCGCCGAAGCCGCGGGGCCGCGCgcgccgggcggggcggggcctgagggcCGTGGGGCGGGGCCACCGCGGGAAAACAGGCCGGCCGGCGACCGGCGACCCTGCGCACACGCGCGGTCCGCGGTTACGCCCGGCGAGGGGCGCCCTGCTGGGCGGAGAGGAGCGGCCGTCGGCGGGGTCCCGCGTCCGGAGGGCGGGGAGGGTTTGGCCGTTAGAAGGTGGCAGGGCTGGCGTTGCCGGCTGAGCACGCCGCAGTCACAACGGCTAGGCGGCGGGGTTCGCTCTGGACCGGGGCGAGAGGTTCCGCTGGAGGGGCTGCTGCTGCGCGACGAGAGCCTGGTCACCGAATTGTCAGCTTCGACCTCATCCTGTGGGCACTGGCCAGCCacgagggggcgggggggggggtctttCATCAGGGGCCAAACCAGTCCTACGCACTGCTCTCTGGCTGCAGTAGGGGGTGGCGACATCGGGCCACAAGCCCTGGTGCCTCCAGGCCACAGGGTCCCAGGCGCGTGCCCACGGAGACGCGTACGGTGCCCGGCGTATAACAGGCCCtcaaatatctgttaaatgacttgttgaaagaatgaaccagagaagtggcagtgggaatggagaaaagTAGATTAAGTTGGGAGATATTAGGAGGTAGGTTCGGTAAGGAGTTGGCGACTGTTCAGacggagaaggagggaagagtcTGGGATGACTCCCGGTTTCAGACTTCGTTCGGACATGCCGAGTTTAAGACGCCGGAGACTGCGCAGGTCGTGTGGCCGGCAGGCCGTTGGAAAGGGACCAGGAGCCACAGCACCCGGAGACCACAAGGGGGCAGCAAACACCTGGTAGAGTGAGGTGTCAATCTCTCCGCTTTCTCTTCgtgctccctccccttcccaacgGGGGCCGCCGCCGGGGCCAACCCCAAACCCCTGCGTCCAAACCTCTTCTGGGCTCCCCTTCTCGGTTTAGGGCACCAAGGGAGAAACTTCAAGGCTCCTCTCTACCTTTGCACATGCGGCTCCCTTGGCTCTCAAAGACCCTGCATATCACCCTTCAGGGCTGCCTCCCCATCCCTTTTTCTTCTGTGCTCCAGCGGACACTGTGCCCACCTGGTGGAACTGCCCTTTTCCTTGACTGTCTCCCTGGCTAGCCTGTGCAGAGCAGGGATAAAGTGGCCCCTCCCTGCGTCCTCCCCACCTGGCATGGCATCTGACATTTAGAGGGTACTTGGTAAATATGGAACAAATGGATACATACCCGAATGTTCCACTCACATCAGTCAAATGAGCGCATTCATCCTGAGAGCACTACACTTCCCAGAAAGCCAGACCAGGATGAGTAGTACAGCTCCTGGTCCAACCACTACGAAGGTTGACAACTCCGCCCTCTACCACCCCTCCCGGACCCCCATCCCGATCTGAGCCCAGGAAGCCAGCACACTCTTCCAGTGATCTCTACAGTTTATTATCACTGGAATAGGACACTGATGAGGGGAGGGGGTGCAAATAGCAAGTCTCAAGTAGCCAGACCTCTGACCTCAGAACCCCACCTGAGTGCAGACAGCTAGGCCACGAATCCAATAAATACAGCGCTGCCTCTGCCCTGTTACAAGAGCAGGTTGACACAGGGCCCTGGAGCCTGGCTGCCCTGGCCCACCCTGGGATGGAGAGCAGTCATCACTCCTCTGCGGGCTTCACTTGCTTGGCGGCCTCTAGCTGGCAAAGTAGCTCATCCCACTGCACGAACTGCTTGGAGAGAAGCATTGTCTGGTCATAGGTCAAGGTGAGAACAGGAGTCTGAGGGAGTGGAGAGATTTTGCATCTACCAAAAGGGTATGGGAGCAGGTAGGTGAAAGACAGGCTGGTTGGGATGGGATGAGAGACAGAGCTAGGGATGGAGCAAGAAGATAGGGCTTTGGACAGCACTCCTCCAGGCCCAGCTGAGCAGAAAGGATACAGTCTTGTTATACTCCTCCAGAAGAGCCTTGGACTCCTCAGTGACCTCCACACACTGATCCTGTGGGGCCAAGGTATGGCAGAGAAAGGAGTTGGACAAAGCCCCCACCACTTCCCACTAACCTTCCTGCCTTATCAGGGACCCTCACTCCCCAAAGAGCCCAGAAAAGGTGATGTTTTACCCCAGAGACAAAAGGAGCAAATATCTAAAGGGGCACTTTCAGGTTCCAGGATAGGTACCCCAACAGCAGTCCT is a window encoding:
- the RPP25L gene encoding ribonuclease P protein subunit p25-like protein, yielding MEHYRKAGSVELPAPSPMPQLPPDTLEMRVRDGSKIRNLLGLALGRLEGGSARHVVFSGSGRAAGKAVSCAEIVKRRVPGLHQLTKLRFLQTEDSWVPTSPDTGLDPLTVRRHVPAVWVLLSRDPLDPNECGYQPPGAPPGLGSTPSSTCDPRPRRKPRDTRS